CCCGACCCCGCCGCCTCCGCACCCGAAGGACCCTGATCGCCGTGACCCCGCCGGCCGCGGTCAGCGGCACGTCGGCCCAGAACGTCCAACGCCAGTGGGACGCGGGCACGCAGGCCCCGGCGACCAGCCCCGCCGTCACCCCGGCGAGCAGCACGGCGCCCCACACCACCAGCAGCCGGTTCGTGTGCACCGGCACCACGAGCAGCGCGGCGGCGGTCAGCGCGGCCGCCCCCGCACCCTGCGCCGCCCGCAGCGCGAGGAAGGCCCCGGCATCCGGTACGAGCGTGCAGGCGACGGAGGCCTGCGCGAACAGCCACAGCCCGATGAGCAGCATCACCAGCGGCCCGGTGCGCCGGCCGAGACGCCGAGCGGGCAGCACGAGGGCACCGAGCCCGACGACGTAGGCGATGACGGCCCAGGGCAGCCAGGTCGTCGGCAACCCGTTCGCGGCATGCAGTTCGGCCCCGAGCACGGCGACGACCGCTCCGGCACCGGCGATGACGAGCTGATGCAGGGCGAGGGCGGCGAGAAGCACCGGGCCCTGCCGCTCAGGCCCGCAGCCCGCACCGGTGCGACGGCTGCGCTCGGCCGCGTCGGAGCCCGCGTCGCCGACCCGCCTCACCACAGCCCCGCCACCCGGCTCCTCAGCCCCTGACATCCTGCTGCACCTTGGCCACCCGCTCCCCCGGCTTCTGCACCTGGAAATACGCGCCCGCGAGGACCTTGTGGGTGAGGCGTTCGCTGTGGTCGACGGCTCGGTAGAGGGTGCGGCGCCAGCCACCGCCGAGTCGGCCGCCGAGGGAGAAGAGGCGTTCCTGGCGCAGTTGGAGAGCGCGGGAGCGGGCGACGGAGGCCTCGCGGGCGCGCTGGAAGCGGTCGGTCGCGTGGGTGAGCGCGGCCGGGCCCTCAGGGAGCGCGTCCTCCAGGAGCGGCGCCAGCGTCACCGCGTCGATGATGGCGTGGTTGACGCCCTGGCCGAGGATCGGCGTGAGGGTGTGCGCGGCGTCGCCGATGAGGACGAGGCCGGGGGCCGACCAACGCGGCACCACGGTCGTGAAGATGTCGAGCATGGATGTGTCCGACCAGCCACGGATGTGGTTGCGAACGGTGTCCGACAGTTCGGGTGCGAGCAGATCGAGCCGCTGGTGCAGCAAGGGCAGCCCGTGCTTACGGATCTCCTTCAGGCCACCCTTGGGAATGTTGAACCCGACGCGCACACTGTCGGGCCGGGTCGGGATGAACAGCCCGTGCTGGTCGCCCCGGATGCGCACCCGGTACGTACGGTCGTCCCAACTGTCGTACGGAAACGGCAGCTTGAGCCAGACGACGTCCCGGTCGAGCGGCATCACCTGCGCGTGAAGCCCCGACATCTCCCGCACCTTGCTGAACCGTCCGTCCGCGCCGACGGTGAGCGTGGCGTGGACGGTCGTCGCGCCGTCGGGCGTGCGGGCCCGTACGCCGGTGACCTTGCCCCCGTCCCGGAGGAGCTCCGTGGCGGTCGCCCCCTGGATCAGCGTGAACGAGGCGTGTTCGGCGCCGGCTTCGGCGAGCGTCGACAGCAGGGTGTGCTGCGGCAGCTCGACCGGGAAGGGGTGCGGGTACTGGAAGCGGTCGAAGTCGGCGCGGAGCACGGTGTGCCCGGAGTCCTCGATCTCGAACCGGTGCATCTGGACGTAGGCGCCGTCGAGCCGGTCGAGGATGCCCAGCTCGTCGAGGAGCCACACCGAGTCGGGTGACACGGACTCCCCGCGGAACGAGCGGTTGAAGTGCTTGGACGCCTCCAGCACGACGACGTCGACCCCGCGCCGGGCGAGTTCCACGGCGAGGGTGAGCCCGGCGGGCCCGCCACCCACCACACAGACCTGGGTACGCAGTTCACGCCCTGTTTCGTCCATCGTCCCGCCTTCCCTGGGCCGTACGGTCGAGGCCCACCCTCCGCAGCCGGCCTTGCGCCCGCCTTGCGTGTCCGCGGCCCGCACAAGGGACCGTTAAGGCGCGGCTCGCAGGCTCCCTGGCATGACCACCGAGACGACGGCGGCGGCCGGTCCACTCGACCGGCTGCGCTTGATGCACTCCGACGGCAGCCTGGCGGCACGCCGGCACGATCTGCCCGCGCTGCTCGACCGGCTGGCCACCGGCGACGAGCCGGAGGCGGCGCTGCGGACGGCGGGACGGCTCATCGGATCCGTCCGCGACCAGCTCGCCGGGGCCGGGACCGAGACGCTCACCGTGTCGATCGACGGCAGCGGCACGCTGGACGGCCTGGTGCCTTCGCTGACCGCGGAACTGGCCCGGCACCGCCTGCTGCTCAGCCCGCTCACCGGTGACCACGGCGCCTGGGTACGGGCCCTGCTGGACGCAGACAGCCCCGTGTACGCGCCCGGCACCGCCCTCGCCCTGTGTGTGCTCGACGCCTCGGTGGTCTTCGACTCACTGCCGACGCCCTGGACGGCGAAGGACGCCATGGCGGCGGCGCGGGACTTCCTCGCCCGCCTCGACCACCTCACCGCCCACCACGCCCGTCACGGCCAAGGCACCCTCGTCCTCAACACCCTCCCGCTCCTGCGCGAGCACACCCACCAGCTGGTCGACCACCGATCGCGTGCCGAACTGAGCACGGCATGGCGGGAGTTGAACGCGGGGATCCTCCGGCTCGCAACCACCCACCCCCGCACCCACACCATCGACCTGGAGCCCCTGGCGAACGCGAGCGGCCCGGTCCGCGACACCCGCCTCGCCGGATACGCCCGCGCCCGCCTCGGCTCCGACCTGCTCGCCGGGTACGCCCGCGAGGTCGCCCATCTGGCCCGCACCCTGCGCGGCCGTACCAAGAAGGTCCTGGTCCTGGACGCCGACAACACCCTGTGGGACGGCGTCCTCGGCGACGCGGGTCCCGAGGGCATCGCCGCCGCGTCCACTCTGCGCGGCGAGGCGTTCGGCCGGTTCCAGCGGGTGATACGGCAGCTCGGCGCCCAGGGCGTGCTGCTCGCCGTCTGCTCCAAGAACGACCAGGAACCGCTCGCCCACGTCCTGCGTACCCACCCCGACATGGCCCTGTCCGAGGACGACTTCACCGTCGTACGAGGGGACTGGGGGCCCAAGGACGAGGGGTTGCGGGCGATCGCCGAGCGGCTCGGGCTCGGGGTGGACAGTCTCGTCTTCGCGGACGACTCCCCGTTCGAGCGGGCGCAGGTCTCGGCCGCGCTGCCGGACGTGTCGGTCGTACCGCTGGACGACGAACCGGCCCTGCACGCCGAACGCCTTCTCGCCGACGGCTGGTTCGACGTGCCGGAGCTGACGGAGACGGACCGGCAGCGCGGCGCGCAGTACCGCAGCGAGGGCGAGCGGCGGGAGCTGCTGGAGAGCGCCGAGTCGTACGAGGACTTCCTCGCGCGCCTCGAAGTGGCCGTCGAGGTGGCGCCGCTGCGACCGCACGAGGTGGCCCGGGTCGCCCAACTCACCCAGCGCACCAACCAGTTCAATCTCGCGACGCGCCGTATGACGGCGGACGAGGTGACCGAGGCGGCCGAGTCGGGGCTGGTCCTCACCGTCTGCGCCCGTGACCGGTTCGGCGACAACGGCCTGGTCGGGGCGGTGTTCGTGTCGTATGAGGACGACGGCTGGCGTATCGACAACGCGCTGCTCAGTTGCCGGGTCTTCGGCCGTCGTATCGAACATGCGCTGGTGGGCGGGGTGCTGGCACTGGCTGCCCGGGAGGCCGGGGTGGCCGTGGTGCGCGGGCGGTTCCGGCCCACCGCGAAGAACCACCGTTTCGCGGACTTCTATCTCTCGCTCGGCTTCGAACCGTACGGCCCGCCGCAGGCCGACGGGACGGCCGAGTACCGGCATGCACTGCGGGACCTGCCCGCTGTGCCGTGTCACATCACACTCACCGTGACAGGGGGACGGCCGTGACCAGCACACCGCTCCGCTTCGCACCGGCGCAGGCGGACACGTTCACCCGCGTCGTCCTGGAGCGCGCCGCCGCGCACCCGGAGCGCACCGCGTTCATCTACCTCCCGGACCGCTCGGACGCCACCGAACCCGAGCAACTGACCTACGGAGACCTGGACATACAGGCGCGCAGCGTGGCGGCCTGGCTGCAGGAACGGCGCGCGACCGGCCGCCCGGTGCTGCTGCTGCATCCGCCGGGCCCGGAGTTCCTGGCGGCGTTCGCGGGCTGCCTGTACGCCGGAGCCGTCGCCGTACCGGCCCCGCTCCCCACGGACCAGGGCGAGCAACTCGCCCGCGTGGGCGGCATATTGCGGGACTCGGATGCCGTGGCCGTCCTCACGACGTCCACGTACGCGCCCCTCCTCCAGGCCTGGCTGGACTCCCTCGAACTGCCCCACGTCCACACCCTGGCCACCGACGCGGCAGGCCTCACTCACGCCCCCGACCCGGAGCAGTGGCGCGCGGCGACCGTCCGCCCGGACGATCTCGCCTTCCTCCAGTACACCTCCGGCTCGACCAGCGACCCCAAGGGCGTCATGGTCACCCATGCCAACCTGCTCGCCAACGAGGCGGCGATCCACCGCTGGAGCGGCACCAGGGAGCACATGGTCGTCGGCGGCTGGCTGCCGCACTACCACGACCTCGGGCTGATCGGTCATCTCCTCCAGCCGCTGTACGCGGGCGGCGTCGCGGTCCAGATGTCGCCGCTGTCGTTCCTGAAGCGCCCCCGGCGCTGGCTGGAGATGATCGGCACCTACCAGGTCGAGGGGTCGGGGGCGCCCGACTTCGCGTTCGAGCTGTGCACCCGGCGTATCACCGACGAGCAGTTGGAGCAGCTCGACCTGTCCAGCTGGCGGGTCGCCCCGAACGGCGCCGAGCCGGTACGCGCCGAAACCCTGCGGACCTTCGCCGAGCGGTTCGCCCCGGCCGGCTTCCGCGCCGAGGCGTTCACCCCGTGCTACGGCCTCGCGGAGACGACGCTGCTCGTCACGGGCGCCGACGCGGCTGCCGACCCGACCGTTCTGACCGTCGACTCCGCCGCCCTCGAACAGGGCGTCCTGGCCGAGGGCGAGGACCGGACCCTGGTCTCCAGTGGCACCGTCCGCGACTGCGAGGTGCGGATCTGCGACCCGGAGACGGGCGGCGAGCTGCGGGACGGGCGGGTCGGCGAGGTGTGGGTGCGCGGGCCGAGCGTCACGGCCGGTTACTACGGCAACCAGGCGGCCACCGCGGAGTGCTTCCGCCCGGACGGCTGGGTGCGCACGGGCGATCTGGGCGTCCTGGACGGCGGCGAGCTGTATGTCACCGGCCGGATCAAGGAGGTCGTGGTCCTCGCGGGCCGCAACCTCTACCCGCACGACGTCGAGCGTGCCGCCAGGGCCGCCGATCCCTCGCTGGCCCGGGGCGCGGGCGCCGCCTTCGGCGTCACGGCGGGCGACCGCGAGCATCTGGTCCTGATCCTGGAGGTCCGTCTCGCGGCCGTCCCCGACGGGGACCTGCACCAGGTCGCGACCGCCGTCCAGCACACCCTCGGCCGGGAGTTCGCGCTCCCCGTGGGCAGCGTCCTGCTCGTCCGCCCCGGCTCGGTCCGCCGCACGACCAGCGGAAAGGTCCGCCGCGGGGTGATGCGGGAGCTGTTCCTCAAGGGCGAGGTGACACCACTGTACGAGGTGCTGGACCCGGCGGTCCGGGCCGTACGGGAGGGCACTTCATGACGGAGCACTCCCCCTACCGTCTCGCCGAGGAGCTGGAGCACGCCCTCGGCGACCCCACCGACCCGCGCACCACGTTCTCCTACGCCACCTGCCTGGACCTCGACGCCCGCGAGGAGTTCCCGGACCAGATCTGCCGGGACCTCGACGCCTGGGGCCTGCCCGACTACTACGTGCCGGTCCGCCACGGCGGCCGGCTGCGGGACTACGAGCATGCGCTCCAGCTCGTCCGGACGGTCGCCCGGCGCGATCTGACGGTGGCCGTCGCGCACGGCAAGACGTACCTGGGCGCGGTGTGCGTGTGGGTCGCGGGCAGCGACGAGCAGGCTGCTCGGCTCGGCGCGGACGTGCGTGCCGGGGTGCCGGTCTCGCTCGCGCTCACCGAACGGGCGCACGGCAGCGACCTGTTGGCGGGTGAGGTGACCGCGCACCGGACCGACGGCGGCTGGCGGCTGCACGGCGAGAAGTGGCTGATCAACAACGCCACCCGCGGCACCCTCCTCTCCGTCCTGGCCCGCACGGACCCGGCGGGCGGCCCCCGCGGCTTCAGCGTCCTGCTCACCGACAAGCGTGAGCTGGCACCGGCCGCGTACCGCTCCCTGCCCAAGGTGCCCACGCACGGCATCCGCGGCGCCGACATCTCCGGGATCGTCCTGGACGGCGCCCAGGTGGGCCCGCACGCCCTGGTGGGAGCCGAGGGCACCGGCATCGAGACGGTACTCAAAGCCCTCCAGCTCACCCGCACCATGTGCGCCTCCCTCTCCCTCGGCGCCGCCGACCACGGTCTGCAGATCGCCCTCGGCTTCGCCCGCGAACGCCGCCTGTACGGCCGTAGCCTCGCCGAACTCCCGCAGGCACGGCACGTGTTGGCGTCCGCAGCGGCCGACGTCCTCGCCCATGAGGCACTCGCGCTCGTCGCGTCCCGCATGGTCCACACCGCCACGGACGAGCTGTCGCTGATCGCGGCGGTGACGAAGTACCTGCTGCCGACCGGGACGGAAGACGTGCTCTCCGCACTCGGCGGGGTGCTCGGGGCGCGGGCGTTCCTGGTGTCGGGGCAGGGCGTCGGACCGTACGGCATGTTCCAGAAGGTCGAACGCGACCATCGGATCGTCGGCCTCTTCGACGGGAACACGCTGGTCAATCTGACCTCGCTGGTGCAGCAGTTCCGTTCGCTGATACGGCACTGGAGGCGCGGTACGGCCGACCCCACCCCCGCACTCGCGGCCTGCGAACTGGCCGTCCTGCTCCCGGAGTTGGAGCCGTCGCGGCTGTCGCTCAAGGCACGGAACGGCAGTTCACTGCTGGCCGCGCTGCCGGGGTGGGTCGAGGAGCTGCGGGCCGCGGAGCAACCCGCCCTGAAATGCGCGGTGGACGCGGCACTGCGTCTGCTGGAGGTCACCGATCGGCTGCACGACCGGATGGCCGACTTCGCCGACGTGGTCGCCGATGTCCCTGAGGACGCCTTCGACCTGGCCCGCCGCTACTGCCTGTGCGTCACGGCCGCCGCCTGTCTCGGGCTGTGGGTGGGCAACACGCGCGGCGCCGCCGGGGAGGAGGGGCTGTGGCGGGACGGGGTGTGGCTGCGGGCCGTGCTGGACCGGCTGCTCGTACGGCTGGGTGAGGAGCCGGCGGACGCCGGTGACGCGTACGACGAGCTGCTGGACGAGGCGTTCTCCGCGTATGAGCGTGGGCGGCTGTTCTCGCTGCTGCGGCTCGATTTGATGCGGAGGGCCATGTAATGCGTGACCTGAGAGGCCCTGACAAATTCGGCTACGGTTCTGCAGCCCCGCAAAGGGGCGCGGGGAACTGCGCGACCAGCCACAACGGACCCGCGGACGATCAACCACCCATCGCCGAGCGGGCCGCCGCGCTCGCGCAAGCCTTCGGGGACCCCTACGACCCGGAAAACCCGCTCGGCCAACAGCAGTTGTCCGCGGCCGGCGAACGCGGTGAGCTGAGCACGGACGGCGAGGCGCTGCTCGACGCGTT
This genomic window from Streptomyces sp. DG2A-72 contains:
- a CDS encoding FAD-dependent oxidoreductase, which codes for MDETGRELRTQVCVVGGGPAGLTLAVELARRGVDVVVLEASKHFNRSFRGESVSPDSVWLLDELGILDRLDGAYVQMHRFEIEDSGHTVLRADFDRFQYPHPFPVELPQHTLLSTLAEAGAEHASFTLIQGATATELLRDGGKVTGVRARTPDGATTVHATLTVGADGRFSKVREMSGLHAQVMPLDRDVVWLKLPFPYDSWDDRTYRVRIRGDQHGLFIPTRPDSVRVGFNIPKGGLKEIRKHGLPLLHQRLDLLAPELSDTVRNHIRGWSDTSMLDIFTTVVPRWSAPGLVLIGDAAHTLTPILGQGVNHAIIDAVTLAPLLEDALPEGPAALTHATDRFQRAREASVARSRALQLRQERLFSLGGRLGGGWRRTLYRAVDHSERLTHKVLAGAYFQVQKPGERVAKVQQDVRG
- a CDS encoding HAD family hydrolase; this translates as MTTETTAAAGPLDRLRLMHSDGSLAARRHDLPALLDRLATGDEPEAALRTAGRLIGSVRDQLAGAGTETLTVSIDGSGTLDGLVPSLTAELARHRLLLSPLTGDHGAWVRALLDADSPVYAPGTALALCVLDASVVFDSLPTPWTAKDAMAAARDFLARLDHLTAHHARHGQGTLVLNTLPLLREHTHQLVDHRSRAELSTAWRELNAGILRLATTHPRTHTIDLEPLANASGPVRDTRLAGYARARLGSDLLAGYAREVAHLARTLRGRTKKVLVLDADNTLWDGVLGDAGPEGIAAASTLRGEAFGRFQRVIRQLGAQGVLLAVCSKNDQEPLAHVLRTHPDMALSEDDFTVVRGDWGPKDEGLRAIAERLGLGVDSLVFADDSPFERAQVSAALPDVSVVPLDDEPALHAERLLADGWFDVPELTETDRQRGAQYRSEGERRELLESAESYEDFLARLEVAVEVAPLRPHEVARVAQLTQRTNQFNLATRRMTADEVTEAAESGLVLTVCARDRFGDNGLVGAVFVSYEDDGWRIDNALLSCRVFGRRIEHALVGGVLALAAREAGVAVVRGRFRPTAKNHRFADFYLSLGFEPYGPPQADGTAEYRHALRDLPAVPCHITLTVTGGRP
- a CDS encoding MFS transporter, translating into MSGAEEPGGGAVVRRVGDAGSDAAERSRRTGAGCGPERQGPVLLAALALHQLVIAGAGAVVAVLGAELHAANGLPTTWLPWAVIAYVVGLGALVLPARRLGRRTGPLVMLLIGLWLFAQASVACTLVPDAGAFLALRAAQGAGAAALTAAALLVVPVHTNRLLVVWGAVLLAGVTAGLVAGACVPASHWRWTFWADVPLTAAGGVTAIRVLRVRRRRGRAPAGVRDAVAQPVRDAAA
- a CDS encoding acyl-CoA dehydrogenase family protein; this encodes MTEHSPYRLAEELEHALGDPTDPRTTFSYATCLDLDAREEFPDQICRDLDAWGLPDYYVPVRHGGRLRDYEHALQLVRTVARRDLTVAVAHGKTYLGAVCVWVAGSDEQAARLGADVRAGVPVSLALTERAHGSDLLAGEVTAHRTDGGWRLHGEKWLINNATRGTLLSVLARTDPAGGPRGFSVLLTDKRELAPAAYRSLPKVPTHGIRGADISGIVLDGAQVGPHALVGAEGTGIETVLKALQLTRTMCASLSLGAADHGLQIALGFARERRLYGRSLAELPQARHVLASAAADVLAHEALALVASRMVHTATDELSLIAAVTKYLLPTGTEDVLSALGGVLGARAFLVSGQGVGPYGMFQKVERDHRIVGLFDGNTLVNLTSLVQQFRSLIRHWRRGTADPTPALAACELAVLLPELEPSRLSLKARNGSSLLAALPGWVEELRAAEQPALKCAVDAALRLLEVTDRLHDRMADFADVVADVPEDAFDLARRYCLCVTAAACLGLWVGNTRGAAGEEGLWRDGVWLRAVLDRLLVRLGEEPADAGDAYDELLDEAFSAYERGRLFSLLRLDLMRRAM
- a CDS encoding fatty acyl-AMP ligase, translating into MTSTPLRFAPAQADTFTRVVLERAAAHPERTAFIYLPDRSDATEPEQLTYGDLDIQARSVAAWLQERRATGRPVLLLHPPGPEFLAAFAGCLYAGAVAVPAPLPTDQGEQLARVGGILRDSDAVAVLTTSTYAPLLQAWLDSLELPHVHTLATDAAGLTHAPDPEQWRAATVRPDDLAFLQYTSGSTSDPKGVMVTHANLLANEAAIHRWSGTREHMVVGGWLPHYHDLGLIGHLLQPLYAGGVAVQMSPLSFLKRPRRWLEMIGTYQVEGSGAPDFAFELCTRRITDEQLEQLDLSSWRVAPNGAEPVRAETLRTFAERFAPAGFRAEAFTPCYGLAETTLLVTGADAAADPTVLTVDSAALEQGVLAEGEDRTLVSSGTVRDCEVRICDPETGGELRDGRVGEVWVRGPSVTAGYYGNQAATAECFRPDGWVRTGDLGVLDGGELYVTGRIKEVVVLAGRNLYPHDVERAARAADPSLARGAGAAFGVTAGDREHLVLILEVRLAAVPDGDLHQVATAVQHTLGREFALPVGSVLLVRPGSVRRTTSGKVRRGVMRELFLKGEVTPLYEVLDPAVRAVREGTS